CATCATTATGATGGACTGCTCTGCCTGAGACTATCCATTCAGATGTAGAAACattgaataaaaaaggaaaagggtatAAAACGTGCTGAAATGATTTTAGAAAAAATCAGAGGTATTAATGACAAATACtgaactttatataaataaaactgtaaaattcgaactttttcagttaaaaacagaaatatttgaaattactAATTTCTTCATGCTTAACAGAAAATGGCTCATAATTTGATATACTAAGGTTATTTCTATGAATGACAATTGTTGTTTCTTTGGGGAGCTTGCAAAAGTTACATCTTCTGCCTCCTCGCCAATGTAGGCAACAAAATGTAGCAGACTAAATATTGCTGCAAGAGAAACCTGGAAACAGGAGGTATAAATGTGCAGAGTACCAGGACAATGTGCACTTTCAAACAGGTCAACAAAACTGTCCATAATTGGAAGAGTTGTTTGAGAGAAATTAATGTCTTGGAGAGTTTAATCATGAAATTATATTATCTGCCCATAATCGATTACATTTTACCAAGTTGCAGGGCTATGACACATCTGAATTTGAGTTTCACTGTGAGGCCAGGAACCAGATATTTTGATGAATCTGATTATTCATGCATATGCAAATTGTCTAGAGTCTTGGGTTATTTTAGCTCATAGAGTGTATGAATAGAACTGCTTTAACAATGATCACTTATTTCATTGTATTACATTAATCACATTAGCATAAAAGCAAGGAGGAACTAATGACTGTTTATGCTCTAAGAAGGTAAGCTATAGAAAGTTGTAGGAAAGGAAGAGTGATGTTTGTGAAAAGTAGAGGCTTTTAAGAATTCAGGATAGgcccccccctccaccccggCACCGGAGTAGTGTGCGTGGCTCGGCCTCCGCGTGCGCAGCCCGTGCGTGAGGGCGGGGCAGGGCGGAGGCGTTGGTCCGGCAACGTTTGGCCCGGCCGTTCCGGCTGCGGCGCGAGGGGGGAGTGGGGTACAAAAGGGGGTGGTGCTGGCGCTGCAGCCGGATCCGGATGCGGCGCTGTGACCGGCTAGGAGACTGACGCGCCTGGAGGGGAACGTGGATCGCTTCGGTGCGACTTTACTGGAAAGATGAAACCCGACGAAACACCTATGTTTGATCCAAGTCTGCTCAAAGAAGTGGACTGGAGTCAGAATACAGCTACATTTTCTCCAGCCATTTCTCCAATGAATCCTGGAGAAGGCTTGGTTTTGAGGCCTCTTTGTACTGGTGACTTGAATAAAGGTTTTTTTAAGTTACTGGGTCAGTTGACAGAGACTGGCGTCGTCAGCCCTGAGCAGTTCATGAACTCTTTTGAGCACATGAAGAAGTCTGGGGATTACTATGTTACAGTTGTGGAAGATGTGACCCTAGGACAAATTGTTGCTACAGCAACTCTGATCATAGAACATAAATTTATCCATTCATGTGCTAAGAGGGGGAGAGTAGAAGACGTCGTCGTTAGTCACGAGTGCAGAGGGAAGCAGTTCGGCAAACTGTTATTATCAACTCTCACTTTGCTAAGCAAGAAGCTGAACTGTTACAAGATCACCCTTGAATGTCTACCACAAAACGTCGGCTTCTACAAAAAGTTTGGCTATACAGTATCTGAAGAAAAGTACATGTGTCTGAGGAACCAGAAGTAAAGACGATCATCAAGATGATTACCCAAGGCTTTCctgttcatttttgttgctgCAGCCAGTGAGCTCCATACGCGCTAGACTGGAAAACCACTGTAGTGTGCAATGTAGTAGTGACAAGAGCATGCCTGTGGCTGCTTGGACTTGCTCTGAGTTAAGAGTACAAATGATCACAAAGGGGATGATTTTTAACCAAAGGAATATATTTTCAACTTGAATCTTTTCTTGCATTGTATTTTTCTAAAGTTTATCTTCATTTCCTGGTCATCAAGAGTGTGGGTAGTAAAGAGTTATGTCTGCTCTGTGctgctcatttttaaatatatgtatatatattgaataAGGCTGTTTCTtatcacataaaattatttttgtctcataCATCTAAACAGACTTAAGGGTGCACCGTTTCTCACATTACAGGGAGTCAGATACATCTGTTGTTACAACCAGATACATATCTGCACATGTAAACATGGTGGAACCCAATATCGCACACAACTGGGACAGTCTTTTAACgaaacaagagaaatgaaaactgtgACAAGGTACAACAGTTTAAGTAACTATTTTACTAACTGTAGAGTTCTGTGCAGACACTGCCTACCCACCTGTCTCACCTGTCACATGATGTTAGAATCATCCAAGGGCGGATCTTGAGAACCGAGGTTCTTTTCTTCAGTGAGTGAGCAGCTCTCCATGGGGTATTTTACCCTGGTTTATCATGGCCATCTGAAGCCTCTGAGTCACAAAATAGGTATGGTACTGCCTTTGTTACATCCTTTAAATAACAGTAGCTTTTCTATTTAATGTGATTATAATGGTACTGTTATTCTGATCAAtgtcctgttttatttattttaatgatttttttaaagaagaagtaGATACTTTATTAACAATGGTTCTAATCTTTTGCATTCCATGTTATTACATTAAACTTGTTTATATGAAtagttaaacaaaaaaaaaaaaagaattcaggatATACTGATGTGGTATTTAAAGCATCTATggcatatattttaataattacagCCATTTATTCTGAAACATAGtattatcaaaaacaaaataaacttaaattcatCAAAGTAAACAagttagaaaacagaaatttttgcattgaaatattaaaaggtaATATGTAAAACAGATGCATAACTTAGCCTTCAGTAAACATTTGtagaaataacagagaaagaaagaaggaaatcagTAAAAAGAAGTTGAAATTATTCTgcaagttttttttattactattaaaaGTCCCATTAGATAAGACTCCTTAAAACTAAACTCAAGCTAACTGAAATGCAAACTGCAAGGTAGAATATGTAATGGCTCATTGATTATGAAATAGCTTCCCTTCACAATTACTGTGCATTGCTGAAGGGAAATTAGTAATGGTAGAGTAAAATTAGAGCCCGTATGTAATATTTAAGttgaaaattattaaaagagGAACTTTCATTGTAACAAACCTTATAGTataattgaaggagaaagagattATAGACCATTATCACATTTCTCTGGATTTTTATCATCATAGTCACAGAAATTTTGAGAAGGGATTTCAAATTCAAGCATACCTCAATGTTTGAATGGATTCTGGTCAAGATGGCTTCAATACAGTGAATATTGCAATCAAATGAGTCACATGATTTATGTCTATCCCAGTGAATTACAATTCATGTTCATATTGTACTTACTAGATATCCAGAACAACTGTATCATTTAAAAGTATGTAGtgtataatttagaaaaataatttattgtttaaaatgtaatCAACCCTTGAGTCTCCAGCACGTGATGGTCCTTTTCCTAGTGGATGATTTTGCCCCAGTGCTGATGACTACTGAGTGTTCAAGGTGAAGGTCAGCCACAGTGGATTGTTCTCACTGTTAgtcttttctacttttgtttgactgattttgatttctgtgttactgtgcctgtctaaaacacctgatggtctaataaagaacttgccaatagcaaggcaggagaaaggataagcagggctggcaggcagagagaatatatagaaggagaaatctaggaggagaGAGATcaaattacagaagtaagagaatgggaaaagcccagaggcaaaaggtatatgagataatttaagataaggaaaactggctagaaactaagccaaggtGAGGCCAGGCATTCGTAATTAAGATTAAGCCTCTAtatgtgatttgtttgggagctggtaCGTGGGCCCCTCAACAGggcaaaaccaacaaacaacttatgtctctcccatctctgttttcctctcctccctaccAGTACCTTGCCTACATTTATGTCTTTGTATAAAAGAACTATTTTTTGATTTATCCACCTTTTCCTGGACAATCATTGTGTCTTTTTTCTAAACTCCTTCAAGACCAATTTGTTGTGTATAAATATTATTGCTTGTCTGGTCATCTACTAAAGAGTGATCAATAAACTCAGGATGAGTACTGCACTCTTAGAAAAGAACTTACTCTCCAGCTCCCAGTAGCTAAGCAATTCCCAATAGCTCTGTT
The Peromyscus leucopus breed LL Stock chromosome 11, UCI_PerLeu_2.1, whole genome shotgun sequence DNA segment above includes these coding regions:
- the LOC114687690 gene encoding glucosamine 6-phosphate N-acetyltransferase-like; the protein is MKPDETPMFDPSLLKEVDWSQNTATFSPAISPMNPGEGLVLRPLCTGDLNKGFFKLLGQLTETGVVSPEQFMNSFEHMKKSGDYYVTVVEDVTLGQIVATATLIIEHKFIHSCAKRGRVEDVVVSHECRGKQFGKLLLSTLTLLSKKLNCYKITLECLPQNVGFYKKFGYTVSEEKYMCLRNQK